The Streptomyces sp. NBC_01689 genome includes a window with the following:
- a CDS encoding metallophosphoesterase family protein translates to MAPTPGGNRRTRIHVVSDVHGNARDLARAGEGADALICLGDLVLFLDYADHSRGIFPDLFGTENADRLVELRTARRFTEAREFGARLWSGVGTDRFTAIEKAVRRQYAELFAAFPTPTYATYGNVDMPALWAEYARPGTTVLDGERVEIAGRVFGFVGGGLRTPMRTPYEISDEEYAAKIEAVGEVDVLCTHIPPEVPDLMYDTVARRFERGSRALLDAIRRTRPRYALFGHVHQPLVRRMRIGATECVNVGHFAGSGRPWALEW, encoded by the coding sequence ATGGCACCCACACCAGGCGGTAACCGCAGGACGCGCATTCACGTGGTGAGTGACGTGCACGGCAACGCGCGTGACCTCGCCCGGGCCGGCGAGGGCGCCGACGCCCTGATCTGCCTCGGTGACCTGGTGCTCTTCCTCGACTACGCCGACCACTCGCGGGGCATCTTCCCCGACCTCTTCGGCACGGAGAACGCCGACCGGCTGGTCGAGCTGCGCACCGCCCGCCGCTTCACGGAGGCGCGCGAGTTCGGGGCGCGGCTGTGGTCCGGCGTGGGCACGGACCGCTTCACGGCCATCGAGAAGGCCGTGCGCAGGCAGTACGCCGAGCTGTTCGCCGCGTTCCCGACACCGACGTACGCCACCTACGGCAATGTCGACATGCCCGCGCTGTGGGCCGAGTACGCCCGACCCGGCACCACCGTCCTCGACGGCGAGCGGGTCGAGATCGCCGGCCGGGTCTTCGGCTTCGTCGGCGGCGGACTGCGCACCCCCATGCGCACCCCCTACGAGATCAGCGACGAGGAGTACGCGGCGAAGATCGAGGCGGTCGGCGAGGTCGACGTGCTGTGCACCCACATCCCGCCGGAGGTGCCCGATCTGATGTACGACACCGTGGCGCGCCGCTTCGAACGCGGGTCCCGCGCCCTGCTCGACGCGATCCGGCGCACCCGCCCCCGCTACGCGCTCTTCGGCCACGTCCACCAGCCGCTCGTCCGGCGGATGCGGATCGGCGCGACGGAGTGCGTGAACGTGGGCCACTTCGCCGGGTCGGGCAGGCCCTGGGCGCTGGAATGGTGA
- a CDS encoding SRPBCC family protein, producing MAEHTSSSITIEAAPADVMAVIADFARYPDWTGEVKEAEVLGTDGQGRAEQVRLVMDAGAIKDDQTLGYTWTGDHEVSWTLVKSQMLRSLDGSYLLAPAGAGATEVTYRLTVDVKIPMLGMIKRKAEKVIIDRALAGLKKRVESGEAG from the coding sequence ATGGCGGAACACACCAGCTCGAGCATCACGATCGAGGCGGCACCGGCTGACGTCATGGCGGTCATCGCCGACTTCGCCCGCTACCCGGACTGGACCGGCGAGGTGAAGGAGGCCGAGGTGCTCGGCACGGACGGGCAGGGCCGCGCCGAGCAGGTGCGTCTCGTCATGGACGCCGGCGCCATCAAGGACGACCAGACCCTCGGGTACACCTGGACCGGCGACCACGAGGTCTCCTGGACCCTGGTCAAGTCCCAGATGCTGCGCTCCCTGGACGGCTCGTACCTCCTGGCGCCGGCGGGCGCCGGTGCCACCGAGGTCACCTACCGGCTGACGGTCGACGTCAAGATCCCCATGCTGGGCATGATCAAGCGCAAGGCCGAGAAGGTCATCATCGACCGGGCCCTGGCGGGTCTGAAGAAGCGGGTGGAATCGGGCGAGGCGGGCTGA
- a CDS encoding GMC oxidoreductase, translated as MAALQTAAAIGLTRIGLQSAHATEPDAVDNAPAIVIGSGYGAAVAALRLGQAGIRTLVIEMGRLWNTAGSDGKVFCSTSAPDQRSMWFRTRTEAPLATFLWLDLVNKDISRYPGVLDRVHYDHMSVYVGRGVGGGSLVNGGMAVTPPQSYFAEQFPGVDAPEMYDTYFPRARAMLGVNTVDPAWFESTEWYKFTRTSRKAAANAGLRTTFVPNVYDFSYMQREAAGTATKSALAGEVIYGNNYGKKSLDKTYLAAALGTGNVTIHTLERVRAVQRAADGTYVLTADRIDGTGAVVETKQYGCTYLFLGGGSLGTTELLVRARETGALPALDASVGAGWGTNGNVMTGRANHIWDTVGANQSTMPVMGIDDWANASNPVFAEIAPLPMGLEHWISLYLAITKNPERASFTYDAATDSAKLGWTAAQSAVSVSMAKKLFDRINLANATIYRYDLFGGNKTFADDFCYHPLGGCVLGRATDDYGRVRGYPHLYITDGSLVPGSIGVNPFVTITALAERGMARILAEDTAP; from the coding sequence ATGGCCGCCCTCCAGACGGCCGCCGCCATCGGCCTCACCCGCATCGGCCTCCAGTCCGCCCACGCCACCGAACCCGACGCCGTCGACAACGCCCCCGCCATCGTGATCGGTTCGGGCTACGGCGCCGCCGTGGCCGCCCTCCGCCTCGGCCAGGCCGGCATCCGCACGCTCGTCATCGAGATGGGCCGGCTCTGGAACACGGCCGGCTCCGACGGCAAGGTCTTCTGTTCCACCAGCGCCCCCGACCAGCGCTCCATGTGGTTCCGCACCCGCACCGAGGCCCCGCTCGCCACGTTCCTCTGGCTGGACCTCGTCAACAAGGACATCAGCCGCTACCCGGGCGTCCTGGACCGCGTCCACTACGACCACATGTCCGTCTACGTCGGCCGTGGCGTCGGCGGCGGCTCGCTGGTCAACGGCGGCATGGCCGTCACACCCCCGCAGTCGTACTTCGCCGAGCAGTTCCCCGGCGTGGACGCCCCCGAGATGTACGACACCTACTTCCCGCGCGCCCGGGCCATGCTCGGCGTCAACACGGTGGACCCCGCCTGGTTCGAGTCCACCGAGTGGTACAAGTTCACCCGCACCTCCCGCAAGGCCGCCGCGAACGCGGGGCTGAGGACCACGTTCGTGCCGAACGTCTACGACTTCTCCTACATGCAGCGGGAGGCGGCCGGCACCGCCACGAAGTCGGCGCTCGCGGGTGAGGTCATCTACGGCAACAACTACGGCAAGAAGAGCCTCGACAAGACGTACCTCGCCGCCGCCCTCGGCACCGGCAACGTCACCATCCACACCCTGGAGAGGGTCCGGGCCGTCCAGCGCGCCGCCGACGGGACGTACGTCCTGACCGCCGACCGCATCGACGGCACCGGCGCGGTGGTGGAGACCAAGCAGTACGGCTGCACGTACCTCTTCCTGGGCGGCGGCAGCCTCGGCACCACCGAACTCCTCGTCCGGGCCCGGGAGACGGGCGCCCTGCCCGCCCTGGACGCCAGTGTGGGGGCGGGCTGGGGGACCAACGGCAACGTCATGACCGGCAGGGCCAACCACATCTGGGACACCGTCGGAGCCAACCAGTCCACGATGCCCGTGATGGGGATCGACGACTGGGCGAACGCCTCCAACCCGGTCTTCGCCGAGATCGCTCCGCTGCCCATGGGGCTGGAGCACTGGATCAGCCTCTACCTGGCGATCACCAAGAACCCCGAGCGCGCGTCCTTCACCTACGACGCCGCGACGGACTCCGCGAAGCTCGGCTGGACCGCGGCCCAGAGCGCGGTCTCGGTGAGCATGGCCAAGAAGCTCTTCGACCGGATCAACCTGGCGAACGCGACGATCTACCGGTACGACCTGTTCGGCGGCAACAAGACCTTCGCCGACGACTTCTGCTACCACCCGCTCGGCGGCTGTGTGCTGGGCAGGGCGACGGACGACTACGGCCGGGTGAGGGGCTATCCGCACCTGTACATCACCGACGGCTCACTGGTGCCCGGCTCGATCGGGGTCAACCCGTTCGTGACCATCACCGCGCTCGCGGAACGCGGCATGGCGCGGATCCTCGCCGAGGACACCGCGCCATGA
- a CDS encoding ArsA family ATPase, translating into MRTILITGSGGTGRTTLAAATALKAAGAGTRTLLLSADRADTLGAALGTRTGAEPVEAAPGLTAWRPDATERFREDLAAFQDRATTALDLLGAARLDAEELTPLPGAEELALLRALRDAATSERYDLLVVDLPPTPEALALLALPEELRRYLRRLLPAERQAARALRPVLGRLAGVPMPAEWLYETAARWDGELAAVEAVVGDRATTVRVVAEPGPAGTDAVRTAVTGFALRGLRVETLLANRVLPAATPDAWLGALAAQQHKALDEWRETYTVHETAHLGRDPRGADDLGALPVPGVNETPPPVEWPVLDHLADDGVLVWHIPLPGAIREELDLIRRGDELVLTVGQFRRIVPLPSALRRCGVDGAALREGELRIRFAPDPDLWPRAR; encoded by the coding sequence ATGCGCACCATCCTGATCACCGGCTCCGGCGGCACCGGCCGTACGACCCTCGCGGCGGCCACCGCGCTGAAGGCCGCGGGCGCCGGCACCCGCACCCTGCTGCTGAGCGCCGACCGCGCCGACACCCTCGGCGCCGCGCTGGGCACCCGCACCGGCGCGGAGCCCGTCGAAGCCGCCCCCGGCCTCACCGCCTGGCGTCCCGACGCGACCGAACGCTTCCGCGAGGACCTCGCCGCCTTCCAGGACCGCGCGACCACCGCCCTCGATCTGCTCGGCGCCGCCCGGCTGGACGCCGAGGAGCTCACCCCGCTGCCCGGCGCCGAGGAACTGGCCCTGCTGCGCGCCCTGCGCGACGCGGCGACCTCGGAGAGGTACGACCTCCTGGTCGTCGACCTCCCCCCGACCCCCGAGGCTCTCGCCCTGCTGGCGCTCCCCGAGGAACTGCGCCGCTATCTGCGCCGGCTGCTCCCCGCGGAACGCCAGGCCGCCCGCGCCCTGCGGCCCGTCCTCGGCCGGCTCGCCGGGGTCCCGATGCCCGCCGAGTGGCTCTACGAGACGGCGGCGCGCTGGGACGGGGAGCTGGCCGCCGTGGAAGCGGTCGTCGGGGACCGCGCCACGACCGTACGGGTGGTCGCCGAACCCGGACCGGCCGGCACCGACGCCGTCCGCACCGCCGTCACCGGCTTCGCGCTGCGCGGTCTGCGCGTCGAGACACTGCTCGCCAACCGCGTGCTGCCCGCCGCCACCCCGGACGCCTGGCTGGGCGCCCTCGCCGCGCAGCAGCACAAGGCGCTCGACGAATGGCGGGAGACGTACACCGTCCACGAGACCGCGCACCTGGGCCGCGATCCGCGCGGCGCCGACGACCTCGGCGCGCTCCCGGTGCCGGGTGTCAACGAGACGCCGCCCCCGGTCGAGTGGCCCGTCCTCGACCACCTCGCCGACGACGGCGTCCTCGTGTGGCACATCCCGCTCCCCGGCGCGATACGCGAGGAACTGGACCTGATCCGCAGGGGCGACGAACTGGTCCTCACCGTGGGGCAGTTCCGCCGGATCGTGCCGCTGCCGTCCGCCCTGCGCCGCTGTGGCGTGGACGGTGCCGCGCTGCG
- a CDS encoding AMP-dependent synthetase/ligase: MREFSLPALYEVPADGNLTDIVRRNAAQHPDVAVIARKVGGTWTDVTATVFLAEVRAAAKGLIASGVQPGDRVGLMSRTRYEWTLLDFAIWSAGGVTVPVYETSSAEQVQWILGDSGATACVVELPAHAAAVESVRDRLPALKHVWQIEGGGVEELGRAGRDVSDATVEERSSLAKADDPATIVYTSGTTGRPKGCVLTHRAFFAECGNIVERLRPLFRTGECSVLLFLPLAHVFGRLVQVAPMMAPIKLGCVPDIKNLTDELAAFRPTLILGVPRVFEKVYNSARAKAQADGKGKIFDKAADTAIAYSRALDTPSGPSLGLKIKYRTFDKLVYSKLRAVLGGRGEYAISGGAPLGERLGHFFRGIGFTVLEGYGLTESCAATAFNPWDRTKIGTVGQPLPGSVIRIADDGEVLLHGEHLFKGYWNNEAATAEALADGWFHTGDIGTLDEDGYLRITGRKKEIIVTAGGKNVAPAVIEDRIRAHALVAECMVVGDGRPFVGALVTVDEEFLGRWCQEHGKPAGSTAASLREDPDLVRAIQDAVDDGNAAVSKAESVRKFRILSSQFSEESGHLTPSLKLKRNVVAKDYADEIEAIYGG, encoded by the coding sequence TTGCGCGAGTTCAGCCTTCCGGCTTTGTACGAGGTCCCTGCGGACGGAAACCTGACCGACATCGTCCGCAGAAACGCCGCGCAGCATCCCGACGTCGCCGTCATCGCCCGCAAGGTGGGCGGCACGTGGACGGACGTCACCGCCACGGTGTTCCTCGCCGAGGTACGGGCCGCGGCCAAGGGACTGATCGCCTCGGGCGTGCAGCCCGGCGACCGGGTCGGCCTGATGTCCCGTACACGCTACGAGTGGACGCTGCTCGACTTCGCCATCTGGAGCGCGGGCGGCGTCACCGTGCCGGTGTACGAGACCAGCTCCGCCGAGCAGGTGCAGTGGATACTCGGCGACTCGGGCGCGACCGCCTGCGTCGTCGAGCTGCCGGCGCACGCGGCCGCCGTGGAGTCGGTGCGCGACCGGCTGCCCGCCCTCAAGCACGTGTGGCAGATCGAGGGCGGCGGAGTGGAGGAGCTGGGCCGGGCCGGGCGGGACGTCAGTGACGCCACCGTCGAGGAGCGCAGCTCGCTGGCGAAGGCCGACGATCCGGCGACCATCGTCTACACGAGCGGTACGACCGGCCGTCCGAAGGGCTGTGTCCTCACCCACCGCGCCTTCTTCGCGGAGTGCGGCAACATCGTGGAGCGGCTGCGTCCGCTGTTCCGTACGGGCGAGTGCTCCGTGCTGCTGTTCCTCCCCCTCGCCCACGTCTTCGGCCGTCTCGTGCAGGTCGCGCCGATGATGGCGCCGATCAAGCTGGGCTGTGTCCCGGACATCAAGAACCTCACCGACGAGCTGGCGGCTTTCCGGCCGACGCTGATCCTCGGTGTGCCGCGCGTCTTCGAGAAGGTCTACAACTCGGCGCGCGCCAAGGCGCAGGCGGACGGCAAGGGCAAGATCTTCGACAAGGCCGCGGACACGGCGATCGCGTACAGCCGCGCGCTGGACACCCCGTCGGGCCCGTCGCTCGGCCTGAAGATCAAGTACCGGACCTTCGACAAGCTGGTCTACAGCAAGCTGCGCGCGGTGCTGGGCGGTCGCGGCGAGTACGCCATCTCCGGCGGTGCCCCGCTCGGCGAGCGGCTCGGGCACTTCTTCCGCGGCATCGGCTTCACGGTCCTGGAGGGCTACGGCCTGACGGAGTCCTGCGCGGCCACCGCCTTCAACCCCTGGGACCGGACGAAGATCGGCACGGTCGGCCAGCCGCTGCCGGGTTCCGTGATCCGCATCGCGGACGACGGCGAGGTGCTGCTGCACGGTGAGCACCTGTTCAAGGGGTACTGGAACAACGAGGCCGCCACCGCGGAGGCGCTGGCCGACGGCTGGTTCCACACGGGCGACATCGGCACCCTGGACGAGGACGGCTACCTCCGGATCACCGGCCGCAAGAAGGAGATCATCGTCACCGCGGGCGGCAAGAACGTCGCCCCGGCCGTGATCGAGGACCGCATCCGCGCGCACGCGCTGGTCGCGGAGTGCATGGTGGTCGGAGACGGGCGCCCGTTCGTCGGCGCGCTGGTCACCGTCGACGAGGAGTTCCTGGGCCGCTGGTGCCAGGAGCACGGCAAACCGGCGGGTTCCACCGCGGCGTCGCTGCGCGAGGACCCGGATCTCGTACGGGCGATCCAGGACGCGGTGGACGACGGCAACGCCGCGGTGTCGAAGGCGGAATCGGTGCGGAAGTTCCGCATTCTGTCCTCCCAGTTCAGCGAGGAGTCGGGCCACCTGACGCCGTCCCTGAAGCTCAAGCGCAACGTGGTGGCGAAGGACTACGCGGACGAGATCGAGGCGATCTACGGGGGCTGA